A DNA window from Roseovarius sp. Pro17 contains the following coding sequences:
- a CDS encoding 3-hydroxyanthranilate 3,4-dioxygenase — MSRLAAFNFHKWIEEHQHLLKPPVGNKKVFEDADLMVTVVGGPNKRTDYHDDPVEEFFYQLKGDMLLKLKDGDDFYDVPIREGDVFLLPPHVRHSPQRPQEGSIGLVIEPKRQTGELDAVEWYCFDCNALVHRAEMQLKSIVDDLPPVYEGFYASQEARTCPECGTVHPGKEPPEGWVKLDN; from the coding sequence ATGAGCAGACTGGCAGCGTTCAATTTCCACAAGTGGATCGAAGAGCATCAGCACCTTTTGAAACCGCCCGTCGGCAACAAGAAGGTGTTTGAGGACGCAGACCTGATGGTCACCGTCGTCGGCGGTCCGAACAAGCGCACCGATTACCATGACGATCCGGTCGAGGAATTCTTTTACCAACTCAAGGGTGACATGCTGCTGAAACTCAAGGATGGCGATGATTTTTACGATGTGCCGATCCGCGAGGGCGACGTGTTCCTGTTGCCGCCGCATGTCCGCCACTCGCCGCAGCGCCCGCAGGAGGGCAGCATCGGCCTGGTGATCGAGCCAAAGCGCCAGACCGGCGAACTGGATGCGGTCGAATGGTATTGCTTTGACTGCAACGCGCTGGTTCACCGCGCCGAGATGCAGTTGAAATCCATTGTCGACGATCTGCCGCCTGTCTATGAAGGCTTCTATGCGTCGCAAGAGGCGCGCACCTGTCCCGAGTGTGGCACCGTGCATCCGGGCAAGGAGCCGCCCGAGGGCTGGGTGAAACTGGACAATTGA
- a CDS encoding TRAP transporter small permease gives MAFAAVLAVAITLLVLLNVVTRALSASIFWVDEAAIMAMTWMTFFAASAAVHFGHSVSVTLFTDMLPDGAAHGAQRVVDAVVLIFAALMIWLCWRWFLPLDLLRAGFDTMAFQGETFNFIYAEPTLTLGIRKFWLWLIMPIFACGLLLHAVSNLVRPWAPGRVVP, from the coding sequence ATGGCTTTCGCTGCCGTTCTGGCGGTGGCGATCACGCTGCTCGTCCTGCTAAACGTCGTGACCCGTGCGCTGAGTGCGTCGATCTTTTGGGTCGATGAGGCGGCGATCATGGCAATGACTTGGATGACCTTCTTTGCCGCCTCTGCCGCCGTGCATTTTGGCCATTCGGTCAGTGTCACGCTGTTCACCGACATGTTGCCCGACGGCGCTGCACATGGCGCGCAGCGCGTAGTTGATGCAGTCGTGCTAATCTTTGCCGCGCTGATGATCTGGCTCTGCTGGCGCTGGTTCCTGCCATTGGATCTGCTGCGCGCGGGCTTTGACACGATGGCGTTTCAGGGCGAGACTTTCAATTTCATCTACGCCGAGCCGACGCTGACGCTGGGCATTCGCAAATTCTGGCTGTGGCTGATTATGCCGATCTTTGCCTGCGGACTCCTGCTCCATGCGGTGTCCAACCTTGTCCGGCCATGGGCACCCGGGCGGGTTGTGCCATGA
- a CDS encoding TRAP transporter large permease codes for MTAALFLVLLFGAVPISIVLAMTAMGYIWQSDNGVLFDSFTQQMFAGTENYGLLAIPLFMLTGELMNEGGMTKRLVNAARVLVGGFRGGLVWINLLANMFMAAIIGSAVSQIAVMSRAMVPAMEAEGYDRGFAAATTAAGGLLAPVIPPSMLFVIYGVLAQIPIGDMFLAGIIPGLMMAGSFFIVVTLIGLAADFPKGEWMSAGDAVRAILACLPAALIPVAIIGGIVMGIATPTESAAVASLIAFLLGWLVYGELRPSHLFELFLRTAQNASMVIFMVAAANVFGWVVIYEAIPQTLAALITSLTSDPFIFLLIVMGALLLVGMLIDGIAALILVTPILLPIATGDYGISPFQFGVVISINLALGLLTPPVGVGLYIAASMSNVKPTAIFAALWPFLVAVVLVLLALCYFPILSLALIG; via the coding sequence ATGACCGCCGCCCTGTTTCTGGTGCTGTTGTTCGGGGCTGTACCGATCTCAATCGTGCTGGCGATGACTGCGATGGGCTATATCTGGCAGAGCGACAATGGCGTCCTCTTTGACAGTTTCACACAGCAGATGTTCGCCGGGACGGAGAATTACGGCCTGCTGGCCATCCCGCTCTTTATGCTGACGGGCGAGTTGATGAATGAGGGCGGCATGACCAAACGCCTCGTAAACGCCGCCCGCGTGCTGGTCGGCGGCTTTCGCGGCGGGCTGGTCTGGATCAACCTCTTGGCCAACATGTTCATGGCGGCGATCATTGGGTCCGCCGTCAGCCAGATCGCGGTGATGAGCCGCGCAATGGTTCCGGCGATGGAGGCCGAGGGCTATGATCGCGGTTTTGCCGCTGCGACCACAGCCGCCGGGGGTCTGCTGGCGCCGGTCATTCCACCCTCAATGCTATTCGTCATCTACGGCGTTCTGGCGCAGATCCCCATCGGCGACATGTTCCTTGCCGGTATCATTCCGGGCCTGATGATGGCTGGCAGCTTTTTCATCGTGGTCACGCTGATCGGCCTTGCCGCCGATTTCCCCAAGGGCGAGTGGATGAGCGCAGGGGATGCGGTCCGCGCGATCCTTGCCTGCCTGCCCGCCGCGTTGATCCCGGTGGCGATCATCGGCGGCATCGTCATGGGCATCGCGACCCCGACCGAAAGCGCGGCGGTGGCCTCGCTGATCGCATTCCTGCTGGGTTGGCTGGTCTACGGCGAGCTAAGGCCCTCGCACCTGTTTGAGCTATTCCTGCGCACGGCACAGAACGCGTCTATGGTGATCTTTATGGTCGCCGCAGCCAATGTCTTTGGCTGGGTCGTGATCTATGAGGCGATCCCCCAGACGCTGGCCGCGCTGATCACGTCGCTGACCTCGGACCCGTTCATATTTTTGCTGATCGTGATGGGGGCGCTGTTGTTGGTGGGGATGCTGATTGACGGTATCGCGGCGCTGATCCTCGTCACGCCGATTCTTCTGCCAATCGCCACGGGCGACTACGGCATCAGCCCATTTCAGTTTGGTGTGGTTATCAGCATTAACCTGGCGCTGGGGCTGCTGACGCCGCCTGTCGGTGTCGGCCTTTATATCGCCGCGTCGATGAGCAACGTAAAACCGACGGCGATCTTTGCCGCGCTCTGGCCGTTCCTTGTGGCTGTGGTGCTGGTGCTGCTGGCGCTATGTTACTTTCCGATCCTGTCGTTGGCGCTGATCGGCTGA
- a CDS encoding aspartate dehydrogenase, with protein sequence MTGIGIIGYGAIARYVADALAQDGTPISAVLARPGREAAARAALGVEAVTDAAGLAAHARLVVDCAGHAGLSAHGAALLREGCEVVTLSLGALADDALLATLMSAAETGGGRMRLASGAIGALDALSAATVGGLSHVRYTGTKPPGGWAGSPAEDVLDLATLSEATAHFTGSARQAALSYPKNANVAAAVALAGIGFDATEVQLIADPTVTQNTHRVEAEGAFGRFDFTICGNALPDNPKSSALAAMSAVRAVQTRTTWMRF encoded by the coding sequence ATGACCGGCATCGGGATCATCGGATATGGCGCGATTGCGCGCTATGTGGCGGACGCACTGGCACAGGATGGCACGCCCATTTCGGCCGTTTTGGCGCGGCCAGGCCGCGAGGCAGCGGCGCGCGCGGCGCTGGGGGTCGAGGCGGTGACGGACGCGGCCGGGTTGGCCGCCCACGCGCGGCTGGTCGTCGATTGCGCCGGGCATGCGGGCCTCTCTGCCCACGGGGCCGCACTGCTGCGTGAGGGGTGCGAGGTCGTCACATTGTCGCTGGGCGCGCTGGCCGACGACGCGCTGCTCGCCACGTTGATGTCAGCTGCCGAGACAGGTGGCGGCAGGATGCGCCTCGCCTCTGGTGCAATCGGCGCGCTGGATGCGCTGTCGGCGGCCACGGTCGGTGGGCTGAGCCATGTGCGCTACACCGGGACCAAGCCGCCCGGTGGTTGGGCCGGATCGCCCGCCGAAGACGTGCTGGACCTCGCCACCCTCAGCGAGGCCACCGCCCATTTCACCGGCAGCGCGCGGCAGGCCGCGCTCAGCTACCCCAAAAACGCCAATGTCGCCGCAGCCGTCGCGCTGGCGGGGATCGGGTTCGATGCGACCGAGGTGCAACTGATCGCCGATCCGACCGTCACGCAGAACACGCACCGGGTCGAAGCCGAGGGCGCGTTTGGGCGCTTTGACTTCACCATTTGTGGCAATGCGCTGCCGGACAATCCCAAGTCCTCCGCCCTCGCTGCGATGAGTGCTGTGCGCGCTGTGCAGACCCGGACCACTTGGATGCGGTTCTAA
- a CDS encoding TRAP transporter substrate-binding protein, whose protein sequence is MGKTFLTKLPAAIAVATVLVASAASADDLRLGLITPPSHIWTKAAEDFGADLAEASDGAHTVTVFPAQQLGSEAEMMQQLQTGALDMAFLTVAEVSNRVPDFGAFYAPYLANDISHAGRILQSDLAARMLEDLPAKAGVVGIGYGMAGLRQIVSKGDVKSAADLKGKKLRITPFKPILDFYNLLGAAPTPMPLPAVYDALANGQVNAIDMDAELIWKLKYYEQADTVVVSNHMMFPMVGLVSAKVWKGMSEEDRATIAELMKKRLDEVVATYVVKDQEWLDEVRGTETAFIDVGPEFFGDVPAEWDKIWTEQSSVLGEMRDAAAASAE, encoded by the coding sequence ATGGGGAAGACATTCTTAACCAAACTGCCCGCAGCTATCGCCGTCGCGACCGTGCTGGTGGCCAGCGCGGCCAGCGCGGATGACCTGCGCCTGGGGCTGATCACGCCGCCCTCGCATATCTGGACCAAGGCGGCCGAGGATTTCGGCGCCGATTTGGCCGAAGCGAGCGATGGCGCGCACACCGTCACCGTTTTCCCCGCGCAGCAGCTGGGCAGCGAGGCCGAGATGATGCAGCAGCTTCAGACCGGCGCGCTGGACATGGCATTTCTGACGGTCGCCGAGGTATCGAACCGCGTACCGGATTTCGGCGCCTTCTACGCGCCTTACCTCGCCAATGATATCAGTCACGCAGGCCGCATCCTGCAATCGGATCTGGCCGCCCGGATGCTGGAGGATCTACCGGCCAAGGCCGGCGTTGTTGGCATCGGCTATGGCATGGCAGGGCTGCGCCAGATCGTCTCCAAGGGCGACGTCAAAAGTGCCGCAGATCTCAAGGGCAAGAAGCTGCGCATTACGCCCTTCAAGCCGATCCTCGATTTCTACAACCTGCTGGGCGCCGCGCCCACGCCGATGCCGCTGCCTGCCGTCTATGACGCGCTGGCCAACGGTCAGGTCAACGCCATCGATATGGACGCCGAACTGATCTGGAAGCTGAAATATTACGAGCAGGCCGATACGGTCGTCGTGTCCAATCACATGATGTTCCCGATGGTCGGGCTGGTTTCAGCCAAGGTCTGGAAAGGTATGTCCGAAGAGGACCGCGCAACCATCGCCGAGCTGATGAAAAAGCGGCTGGACGAAGTTGTTGCGACCTACGTAGTCAAGGACCAGGAGTGGCTAGACGAAGTGCGCGGCACCGAGACCGCATTCATCGACGTAGGCCCCGAGTTCTTTGGCGACGTGCCTGCCGAGTGGGACAAGATCTGGACCGAGCAGTCGTCCGTTCTGGGCGAGATGCGCGATGCCGCTGCGGCCTCGGCTGAATAA
- a CDS encoding LysR family transcriptional regulator → MSRVISRLKLRQLRLLIAVGQHGSILHAAREMNLSQPAATKMIKDLEIDFDVLLFERTNRGVVPTVFGEALIRGGQLVFSQIGTTAQEMEDLAGGNAGRIVVGTLLAASGGLLPMAINTVLAQRPRLAIKVVEGTNEVLMPRLRAGELDLIVGRLPVLRHRSDLEQRRLMQGRIALVVRAGHPLLEIGLLSFDNLRPYGWILPPPDTTLRRQIDQFFVAEGQYAPPTLVESVSYLTNRGLLAASDMICAMPAEAADLGPASTLAELPLPLPFGDGPLGASFRSNTSLPPAAAALLDALEQAAAILQPISANDRIGK, encoded by the coding sequence ATGAGCCGCGTCATTAGCCGGCTAAAGCTACGGCAGCTGCGCCTGCTGATCGCGGTGGGCCAGCATGGCAGCATCCTGCATGCCGCGCGCGAGATGAACCTGTCGCAGCCTGCCGCGACCAAGATGATCAAGGATCTGGAAATCGATTTCGATGTGCTGCTGTTCGAGCGCACAAACCGGGGCGTCGTGCCGACCGTCTTTGGTGAGGCGCTGATCCGAGGCGGGCAGTTGGTCTTTTCCCAGATTGGCACCACGGCGCAGGAGATGGAGGATCTGGCTGGCGGCAATGCAGGCCGCATCGTCGTCGGCACGCTACTGGCGGCTTCGGGTGGCCTGTTGCCGATGGCGATCAACACAGTGCTGGCGCAACGCCCGCGCCTTGCCATCAAGGTGGTCGAGGGGACGAACGAGGTGCTGATGCCCCGCCTGCGCGCGGGCGAGTTGGACTTGATTGTGGGCCGCCTGCCCGTGCTGCGCCACCGCTCGGATCTGGAGCAACGCAGGCTGATGCAGGGCCGCATAGCGCTGGTGGTGCGTGCGGGGCATCCACTGCTGGAGATCGGGCTACTCAGCTTTGACAATCTGCGTCCGTATGGCTGGATTCTACCGCCGCCCGACACAACGCTGCGCCGCCAGATTGATCAGTTCTTCGTCGCCGAGGGCCAGTACGCGCCACCGACGCTGGTGGAATCCGTCAGCTATCTCACTAATCGCGGTCTGCTCGCCGCCAGTGACATGATCTGCGCTATGCCTGCCGAGGCCGCGGATCTGGGCCCAGCCAGCACGCTGGCCGAGTTGCCGCTCCCCCTGCCCTTCGGCGATGGCCCGTTGGGTGCATCATTTCGTAGCAATACGTCGCTGCCCCCCGCTGCCGCTGCGTTGCTGGACGCGCTGGAACAGGCCGCAGCGATCCTTCAGCCGATCAGCGCCAACGACAGGATCGGAAAGTAA